ACCGGAATTTAACGTCAACCAGCTTGAACGACATCTCGGACAAACCAGAGAAGGATCAGGTATGTCCGCCTTCAAAGCATCGTTGAGACATCAGTTTTATGCCGGCTTAATCACCGAATGTTTGCACAGAAACTGTTTGCACAGAAACTGTTTGCACAGTGACAAGTCTGAGATGGCATGCATCTCAGTTAGCTAGCAAGCCGGCTTGTTCACTGGTCCAAAGTACAGTGTCTCCTCCAGAAGGCCAGGATCCATCCGGTTCCTTTCCTGCTTTCCTGCAGCAACTCCATTTGTTCTCTGCATGCACACCATGTCTGCACAGCTCACAGATCGCAGATGGCTTCTCGCTCATGGGAAACAGATAAGATGGCATCAGTGCACACTGCAGTCGTACTTGGACCCACTAGGAAAATTTGACGCGTCACAAACATAAACAAATGGAGCCACAAAGTAGCACGCAAGGACATACCCTGAGAGATAAGGCTCGCCAGGCTACAAACTCAACAGGAAATACTCTCCTGGGGGAGTGCAGAGGAGAAACTCCACTCTGACACAGCATGTGTTAAGTTCTTCTGTCACCTGATAAAGTGGGTTGTACTGAGCCTTAGCTCAGCATGGACCATCACTGGCCAAAGCAGTGATACAGCTGTCTGTGTGGTGGGTCTTAAGTGAAGTGGCAATAATTATGGGACCTCCCGCGAGGTTCTTGCTGACGCTAATTAGGAGCCAGGAGGAGCCCCAGGCTGGGTGGAGGGGTTTTAAGTGCCCCGGCAGATGCATGGCCAGATAAGCATGCATGTGACGTACAGTGGGGTCACAGACAGGCTTTCCCCTGCCCAGAGGGTGTGACGTAGAACAGCGGTCCCCAACCTTTTTTTGTGCCACCGACCGATTACAAAGACAATATTTTCACGGACCAGTCTTtaaagttggggggggggggggggggggggtctttttAATGCAGGATGCTTGGACTCGGTTTTGAAGGCTTCATTGCCTTGTTTGCTAGCCTGTCGCAACATAATATGCAGAGTAGACTTGGCGCATGAGAATCACCTGTGGCTATAAATCCATATTTTAAGTAGGACTCTTGATATTGTCTTTTTAATACAGCTCTTTTTTCTTGGAAGTTGTAGCCTCTTCTGTCTCCTCATTGGGCCTTTTCCCCTTTCCAAAGAAGCTTTCCAAACATGTCtgttttttactcatttttGCTAACTTTGTGGGTTCAACTGGGGTAACATTTCACGTGACCGGGACGAGTGTCTTGACCTGAATTAACCTGTCAAGAGGCACAGATGCACCGAGGATGTAATTGGGAGAGAATCccaattttttatatatttttcaaaataaaacatcactcaGACTCTGATTGTCGATAAAAcataatttttacatttttttttcggTGCGGCCCGGTACCAAATCACCCACGGGCCGGTACCGTTCCGCGGCTCGGTGGTTGGGGACCGCTGATGTAGAGTTGGCATTAATCGCTGCCTCCTCAAAACCAGAGCCTTCCAACATTCTTGTAAGACAGCATTTAGCATTGCAGATCATATGGTAAAAAGGAATAGGTATTATAGtagactattaaaataatttccACAGAGTTTATTGGATTTGCTGTCTGTCGGCTGTGTTAAGTAGTTGCATTGGAATTATCTCTCATGTTCATTTGCAAAGATTGCCATCTGCTCCTTAAGCTTtaaagtatacacacacacgcaagaaTGCCTGAATGGTCAAACCTGATGTTGGATTAATATTACAGAGATGGAACACtactaacattaacattaatactactactattaataataataatcctaaaatttaaattattatttattaatctcACAAACCACCATACACCATTCAGTTGAgggatgtgaattgaagagtaTACTATGGTTTAAAGTGCTGTGTTGAGAAATAGACAAGTTAATGAATGCCTCTTCctaacttgtttttttttttttttttttttttactgtgaatATGACCGTTAGCACAGATCCAAAAGTGTAACATCACTGCAGGTCTGTAAGTGTTACTTGCACATAGAATGTATTGGTGAGTCAGATTTTGATTTGTAGTCAAATTTTAAAATTGTAGGAGAATGCAAACATAGACAGTATTTACAAAAGAATCTGCAGTAAGAAATATAAAAGCAAAGTAaaacttacatttacattttcggcatttagcagactctcttatccagagcgacttacaaagtgctttgcttctgatcacagaatacatcctaggtaatagtacggataggccagaattcaagacaccattgagtcagactactactaaactacaggagtcaatatcattacctagtgttttgcaagttagacgtttgccaagaagcacaaataaccatagacagacatacaatttaagaacaacggcaagtggtaccagctgagttagtgctctggtaagaactcaacaaacaggtgagtcttcagtctacacttgaagatagcaatagactctgcagtcctagcagctaatggaagatcgttccaccatcttggagccaggacgatgaatagtctggagctttgtcttccatgagactttatacatgaagtttcgagtcgagccaagcttgactCAAAACTTCTTCTATAGGTTCACCACTCACCATTTACACCACCTTAGCCATGATGTTTTGTTGTTTGAAAGGCACTTTGAGTTGTTTAGGGTTTTCCTAGAACTATGGTGTTAAGATCCATAAAAAGTGATGGAACTCTCAAAGGCACCCAATTCTGGTCATAGGACACCTGTCCTAGGTATTTGGTGTTCTTAATGGCCTGGTGCAGATATATTGGAAGGTTAGTTGACCCAGAGGACTCGGTTGAGAAACTGCTACAGCCTGTAAATGTTAGCCTGTAACATAGTGATATCTCAAACCCTGTGTAGTGATACCTCAAACCCTGTGTAGTGATATCTCAAAACCTGTGTTGTACTGTCTCAAACCCTGTGTAGTGCTATGTCAAACCCTGTGTAATGCTACCTCAAACCCTGTGTTGTGCTATGACGTGATTGTGATTACAAAACTGAAGGTTTGAGTCTGAAGGTTTTCCATGACATTTGCAATTGCCTACACTTACTACCCTTTCCAGTGGGACACAAAAACCATTAAGCTTGTCTTAATCATTAAACCAGTCTTGTTAAGTTGGCAACTGTGAATTAATGTTCCCTCTGTGTCCTAGGTAACAATCCTTAGAATTCACATCATTTTTTGCTGTGGTCTAATATGTGACCTGGAATATCTGTTTGCACATTATtataaaacaaagaaacaaactgAAATCTTTAATTTAGGAAAATCATAATTTCTCTATGACTTAATCAAAATCCTTAAATGTCATGCCAGCTTTAAAAACTCAGCCTACCCTTTGGTCTATTAGTAGCTCTTGTGTTCTTTTACAGAATGTGCTTTAAGGTAAAGTTTTCTAGTGAAATTTTCTGTTGTCAATGAATAACCCAGTAGTTCCCATTCACTGAAAACTCAACCTGACACCTgccagttttttttatatacactAAAGgatatgtttgcttgttttataaatacattttattagaTTGTTTTTATCCTTATAATCAAATAACCAGATTGAGGTTTATGCTCCTGATAAAAGTTGGTATTGTTAAAACTAAACTTAAACAGAGACACTTGAATAACATTGAGCTTGTTATGCTTAAATACTAATAAAACTTTCAGTCCCTGTAGTGTTGAATTACCTCCTCACAAAAGATTCAAGAGTGGTGATGACATtgaaagccatgactgaggctTACTTATCCAGTGCCAGATTATGAAGACGGGAGTTGAGGGAGTGCTAATTATCTCTGCCCTTGTAAATTTTACGTTTGGCACTGATGCAAAGGCGGTGTGTCACCTAACTGAGTTAGCTGTGAAGCTTCCCTCCAGCTTCCCAGTGGGACTGGCCCCAGTGCCCCTTAAGTAGCTACTTAATTTAGTGCACATGTCCAGGTTACCACCAGCACCTGTGCACAGCCAAGAAAGGCATGCAACCCCAACACAAGGCGCTTGCTGATCAGCAGCGCCCCGGCCAGTCGTCCATCCTCATAACTCTCATCACAAGGACAGTTGTGGTTGTTCCCTGGATTACGTCTCCCTGCGTTAGTGCCTTGGCACACAGATCAAGCAGACGTGTGGAGGGACTGCCTCTCTGACCGTCTGAGGGGTGCCGAGGTCTTCACCATCACCCCTTTGTCTTTTGGCCAATCATTAAGCTGCTCCTGTATGTGTCCAGCTGAAGAACAAGTTCATGAAGAAGTTGCCCAGAGACGCCGAGGCATCCAACGTgctggtgggggaggtggacTTCCTGGATTCACCATTCGTGGCTTTGGTCCGGCTTCAGCAGGCCGTCATGCTGGGGGCCCTAACTGAAGTGCCAGTTCCCACCAGGTGCGACCACTACCACAcctccatccacacctccaccatatATGTCCCCATCTATTATTATGGGCTCTATCATTTATGTGACTGTGTGGTTAGCCagattaaatgtttttaaattaaAGCTAGAACTACACCTCATAAGCAGGTCTTAAACACAATTGTTTATATTATATATGCTTATTGCATTTCTGGAGACTGTGATGAACAAATTCTGTTAACTATTTCAAATCTTGCCATGAGCTGCAATATTAAAATCTATGTGTCATTTTCATATACAGGTTTCTGTTTATTCTTCTTGGGCCGAAAGGCAAAGCCAAGTCGTATCATGAAATCGGTCGAGCCATCGCCACCCTAATGTCTGATGAGGTAAGCAAGGCTGAGTTTATAGTCAGGAATGGGGGTCAAATCATACCATATCTGCAGGGTAATCAAACTGTGCATGAATTGTCGTGTGCCTTTGCTGTGGTGCTATCTCAAATCCTCTGTTTTGATATGGCTTGTTTGGTGAAAGTCCACAATTAATCAGCATGCTCATTGCGAAGGTTTTCCATGACATCGCGTACAAAGCCAAGGACAGACAAGACCTCCTAGCTGGCATTGACGAGTTCTTAGATGAGGTCATTGTCCTCCCCCCTGGTGAATGGGACCCCGCCATCAGGATAGAGCCCCCAAAGTCTCTCCCCTCATCAGACAAAAGGTGCAGTCATCAACCTTACATTAGTATTACAGAGCCATTTATTGGGAAGCATTATTCTACCGTTCTTTGATACTCCTTTTCCCCAGACCTGATAATTAAATTAATATTCCCAGATAAATGAACTTGTTTGGTCCCACTTTTTGTTTACAGTCCTCTGTAAAATGAACAAAAGAGCTTCAGTAACCCACTTTTTTCTCATTTGAGAAAGAATGAAAGGAGTATAATTGTGAGAAACTCCAGGACCTCCTTTGGTCCCTGTTTGGTTGAGGAGCTAGGTGGAAATGTTTGTGGAACTGACGATGTTATTGACCTTGCTTTGAAGGCAGATGATGAATAAGGATTCGTTAGTTCTTTATTatgtttaatatatatttattatgttatgttCATTGTGATCCACACTATAAaacatgatttaaaaaaaataatatttacaCTTAAGATTGCCTCATTCTTTCCAAGGAAACTTGATCAACCTACACAAACTATCTAGACAATTGAAAGTCTTAACTGTTTACATTGACCGTGCTGTTCACTGTCTGTGCTATTCACATCTGCTGTCCAGGAAGAACATGTATTCTGGAGGAGAGGGCATACATATGAATGGGGACACCCCCCGTGATGGTGGGCATGCGGGTGGCGGACATGCCATCGGCGAAGAGCTGAAAAAGACCGGACGGTGAGTCCCTAAGTGACCGCAGTGTTGACGGAGTTCCTCTCCATACGAGTTCCCTCGTAGCAGCTGTGTTTGCCACATCTGTGAAGGAGACCATTGGCCAGTCGAGAGCTCACAGTATCTAACTCTTATCCCAGGTTCTGCGGAGGTCTTATACTTGACATTAAAAGGAAAGCCCCATTCTTCGCCAGCGATTTCTATGATGCGCTGCACATCCAGTCTTTGTCGGCCATCTTGTTCATCTATTTGGGGACTGTCACGAATGCCATCACGTTTGGTGGGCTGCTCGGGGACGCCACCGACAACATGCAGGTGAACACCAAAATGTGGCTTTGGTGCTACATGTAATACTTTCTTTATCTTCACTATcctcagtgtgcagttcagaaaataaaactaGTCCCCAGGTCTTTCGTCCCACTGCCTGGCTTGGCCAGTTAGTTTAAACCAGCAGGTAGAGAATTACATTTGTGAATCAACCAGGTGATAGCATCAGTTTTAACTCGTTGAGCTTTCAGACCTCTGCCTGCAGTACAGACTGGATCCTGTATTTCCTGATGACTGCTAAACATTGCAGATAAGATACATTGCGATGTTTTGTTACTAAGACGCATTAAGACTTCGTGAATATTAGCCAGTTGAATATTTATCTGTTAGAGACGTCCTCATTGAGTAGGTGTGTAGTGCTCCATGTCCCCTCCCCCTGCTCCTTACAGACACACCTATAGGCACGAGACACActtgtactcacacacaccagatatAACTTGCACAGCATGTACACGATGTCCTCACGTTCAGACACTGCTGCATTCCTAACCTCCACTTAGCAATTGCATgtgcacacttaaacacacacacacacccacacgcacagacGCATTCACAGACACCAGATATACTGTACACACCATGCACATGATGTCCTCGTGTTTGGACACTAGCCCCATTCCTAATCTGCTCTTTACCATCCGTTGTGCACATgtagactgacacacacacacacacacacacacacacacacacacacacacacacacacacggccctcaGGCCTCCATAACTCTGGCCTCTCTGGCTCACCTACACACAGGGCGTGCTGGAGAGCTTCCTGGGCACGGCAGTCTCTGGTGCTGTCTTCTGTCTCCTGGCTGGCCAGCCCCTCACCATTCTGAGCAGCACAGGGCCGGTGCTCGTCTTCGAGAGACTCCTCTTCAACTTCAGCAGGTTCCTCGTCCCCTCCTTCATCCTTCATCATCTaatcaaaaacaaataaatagacATCGCAGTAGAAGCCTCAGCAGACTTGGGaatagatacatacatacataaacatatTACAATAAGATTTCATTTTCacagtttataaaaaaaatatagaGAGTATATGCACCATTCCAAACTCTGTGAAGCCACATAAGTCAAATTCTGCTTTTGCAGGGACAACCAGTTTGACTACCTGGAGTTCCGGCTCTGGATCGGCCTGTGGTCAGCCTTCTTCTGCCTGGTACTGGTGGCAACGGACGCCAGCTTCCTCGTGCAGTACTTCACGCGCTTCACGGAGGAAGGCTTCTCCTCGCTCATCAGCTTCATCTTCATCTACGACGCCTTCAAGAAGATGCTCAAGCTGGCCCACTACTACCCAATCAACTCTGACTTCAAGGCCAACTATGTCACGCAATACGGTTGCACATGCATGGCGCCTAGAACAGGTAGGAACTGTGGTGTCTGTGCATTAACCTAGTGCTGCTTCAGCTTTTGGGAGATCTGAAGTAAGTTCAGACTGGGTTAGTTAGTCTTTGGTCAGTGTTGGTAAATGGGTCCTTTATAAGTGGCTATGTATGTTATGGGGTGATGGAATAGTGCGTAAAATCTGTATGGAACTGGTGGCACAGAGTATGCAGTAATGGTGCCAATTGAGGTACGCGTGGCCTTATTCGCAGAGGAGGCCACTGTGGATCTTACGGTGTAGGTAGTGATTGACTGTGTGGTGGCAGTGCAGTAGGTTTATATAAGGAGGTTAATTCAGAATCAGGATGTGTCCAAAAGATGAAGCGAGGTCCATGAAATCAGCCATCCAGACTCTTCATCCAAGATCAGTTTATGACCCCTGTTGGCTATGAATTATTGGATTATTGGACTGATTTCAACCCAGCTGGGACACTGGCACAtgttataaaataaaacatctcactgctgtgtagAAAACACTGTTGTGCCTGATACACCATGCCATGTCGGTGTCATTGCTGTGCTGAGATTGGTTGGCCATGCAAATAAAACCTGCTAAGCTGTGCTTGTGTAGTGCACCTATAAGATTGCTCTCTTAATAAAGTAGCCTGTGAGTGTAGATGCAAGGTAGGTGTTACAAGGGGTATACAACAATTCTATCCATAATATTAATATTGTTCTCTTTAGTTCAGTGTCACAAGGCTCAGCCATTACATACATGCAATGCCGGTTCTGTTGGACTGAGGAAATATATCATTGTTAGTGGCATGTGATATTTAAGTTATAATCTAATCTTTGCCAAGGAAGTAGGATCTACTCTGCATGATATCGGATGAGCCCCTTCTCCCTTTTCCTGGCACTACACATGAAGTGGCAGGGAGCtgcagttttgtggtgttcatTAAAACGTTTACAGTCTGTCAGGCAAGTTTATTGCTGTAACAGGTTGAATTTCACGATATATATTGCAGCATCTGAAAATGTGGGCGAAACAGCTGTAACGAGCAGGACTATGTAAGCAAGCCCAGCTAGGATTAAAACACCTTTCTTGTTTATGTCTATGTGATCCGTCATAAATGCACAACTTATCCTATATCATGTTACAGTAGACATAGTGTTGCACATTCTGTAGCAGCATCGATAACATTGATGCTAAAAAGAATTGGATATTGCTTCTTAGAATACTCCAGTATTAATATGTTTACGAATGCTGTTACACATCAACAATCTATAGATCAAAATGAAAATATGTATTTCAGAGACTCTTTTTCCTCTGATGCAGTTGCGTCCGTGTAGCGCTCACCATCAATCACATGgtgtttgtttgtgctttgttgtgTATATTTTGCTTtgttgtgtccgtgtgtgtggggtcacGTGTTCCCACCCACCACCAGTTAGTCATCCTCCACCTGCACCCTTCCTCTGAAGCACCTATGAACGCCTCCTATATCGCCTCCCCTGTGGGAAGCAGGAGGAACTGCAGATAGGGGGAACTCTGCCCCTGATGAGGAGCTGAGTATGAGAGGGTCTTTAAAGATTAATGGCAGGGGGAATGTATTGAGCGCTGGCGGTACACACCCCAGGATGCCACAGCTGTAGCGGGCAGCTCACCGCCAGTGAACGGAAATGAAGGCTTAGCTAGATGCTATTTCTATCAGGGGTGATTAAAatggacaaagagagagacattgtgAAGTGCTCTTATTATTGCATAACTATGATGGtaatttaatacctttttatttacttttttttacttttattaaTACCTAATAGCAATTGTATATATTTGAACACTGCTGGTGATCAGAATTACAATGGGATGTATGTCATATTGCAGCTGGTGGATCTCATTCTCTACCTAACAAGCATGTTGAGGTGATAGCAGTATCAGCATTGAGTACTGGCTCCTGTTCTCTATAGGCATAAATAATGTCAGGATATGTGCTAATTAATCAAGAATAAGTGTTACCATGTAGAATCCTCCAGGATagtgttgcatgtttttgctATGTGGGTCAGCATTTAACCTGCTTTTATATTTTTCAGTAAATAGCTCAGATGTGTACAACAATCCTGAGGAAACATCCATCTTGTTAGACAACGATACTGATGTAGTAAGTTCAGCTTTTCTATCAGCCCTGAAGACTTTTAAGTTGACTTCATGTTTCCCGTGTCTCATGTTTATGGTGTATGTTTATGGCACACAGACTCAGACTCCCTTTTGGTGTTAGTGACATGGCGTGTTCTAAATTAAATTTGCACTTGCTTCAGTGAAAATAGCCCAGAGCTAAGTAGCATTCTAATCTAAACAAAATTGCCTATTTTTGAATATTGCCTTCAGGCTCATTATTGTCTTAATGTCCTGTGGTATCAGTACGTGGAAAATAGCCATGGTCACAATGGGTTCTTTAAGCCTGCCTCCTCTGAGCTCACTGGAATACAACGCCCAATCACAATCCTGCTGCCACATGCTCGGGTCCCCTGCAGGGCATCTCGTCTCCCGTCCTGCACCCTTTGTGTAACCCAGGGCAACATATCAGGCACATTTCAGTCAGCTACACCAGTTGTTCACTTTCAGCATATTGTGATCAGAAAAACTCAAGGTGCATCTGGGATTGCATCTGTAAGTAGGGCGAGATGGTGCAAACAGATCAAGCTGAACAATGAGATCAGGTTTTCCACTGAAACATCAAGACTTTTCAGGAAAATCATACTCCCTCCACACATATTCAGTTATAAAATCACATTTGAACACATTTTACCCAGGTATGGTTTCCCTGTGTTTTACCTAAGGTGTCTGCTTTATCTCCAAAAGCCTTTCAACACTACCTGGTCCTCGCTGACGAAGAAGGAATGCCTGAAGTATGGAGGTGAACTGGTGGGCAATGCCTGTGAATTTGTCCCTGACATTGCCCTCATGTCCTTCATCCTGTTCTTTGGCACATACGCCTGCTCCATGGGTCTCAAAAAGTTCAAGACCACCCCGTTCTTCCCCACCACGGTAATCCACAGTGAATTCCCCTTCACCGTTCCCCTTTGGCACCTCAGTTTGTTCACCAAAGCTATGTGTTAAGAGGACCACGTCTTTTCTGTTAGTCACATCAACAAATCATCATACTGTCATTTGGTTGGACTAATCACAGTTCTTCCTGTCACTAGGTGAGGAAACTCATCAGTGACTTTGCCATTATTTTGGCAATCCTCATTTTCTGCTGTGTTGATGCTTTGGTGGGAGTTGACACGCCCAAACTCATTGTGCCAAGTGAGTTTAAGGTAGGCTTCAAGTCCTTTtggtttttaaacatttttcatATTCTTTTATTTCTACCTGAAATATGTCTATAGTATATATTGTTCAATACCCATTCTCAGTTTTTCTATCAGTCATTACTAAATGTTTACTTTCATCAAGTTATATGCCATCATTGAGCAAGCCATCTGGTCCTATTCTCACTCTGTCCCCCATCCCACAGCCTACGAGTCCGCACCGTGGCTGGTTCGTACCGCCGTTTGGGGGCAACCCATGGTGGGTGTACCTGGCATCGGCTCTGCCAGCCCTTCTGGTCACCATCCTGCTCTTCATGGACCAGCAAATCACAGCCGTCATCATCAACCGCAAGGAACACAAACTGAAGGTAGCCATCGCCAAGGCCAAGACAGTGGCCAGGAAACCAGGAAACGTGCCTGTACCTCCATATTTAGAGGTGTCATATACGGTGGGCTTTGTTCCTGGGTGGTGAGATAATGATAATGCTTTTATGTAAAAATAGCTTGTGTCAGGTCCTTTGAGTCACAGATGATGGCAAGCATGGATGATCAGGGCAGAAAATTGGTCCAGAATATAAATTTATCACTCCCCAAATTTAGATCAGATGCCCGATGCAGAGTTTCCATTGTGAGAGCACCACGTGTAACCTCTGAATCAGTCTGTTGCAAGTACACCTCGTGTTTGACACAACAAACCACCAACCATATGCTCATTTGCATTTGAGATGATTTCCCTTCCATTCAGGATGTTCCTGCGCTGCTTGGTCAGCAGTTGTAACAACTGGGCCTTTTGTTGCTCATGGTGTGAACAGATTCGGAGGAGCCCGACAAAGAAATGATTGTGAAGCAGCAGAAAAAAGAAACCCTTTCATTTGCCTTTGAGTAACATAACATGATACTTTCTCTGTAACACTGCGTGCCTCTCTGTCCATTACCTTTAAAAGCCATGCTAATAAGAAAAAGCTGCTTTATTGCTGATGCACAAGACCAGAGTCTGGACTGCTGTATCATGGTCAAAATGCCAATCTGATCCACTGATTGTAATTAATAGCCAACTAGGATCAACAGCGCAAACCCTGGGTTAATAAACCTCAAGTACAGTTGCTGACTTGCATATTTTGATTTTGAGGGCTGTCAGCATCCTTTAGGACCTTTGGGCCAGGATGTTGAGAGGCTCAGTAACGGCCCCGTCTAAGCAGTCCTCTGTCTCTGGTTTGTGTGGTGTAGAAAGGTGCAGGGTACCATCTGGACCTGTTCTGGGTGGGGGTGCTGATTGCTGTGTGCTCATTCATGGGCCTGCCCTGGTACGTCGCTGCCACAGTCATCTCTATTGCGCACATAGACAGCCTGAAGATGGAGACGGAGACCTCAGCTCCTGGGGAGCAGCCCAAGTTTTTGGGCGTCAGGTGAGTGAGACAAATCCTTATTTGTGGCAGTGGGGACCATAGAAACCTTGTACCTTGTAGTGGCACTTAAATGGAGTTATGCAATAACTCAAAATTGGAAGAAAGTCCTTGTATGAAACTCTCCTAATTCT
The genomic region above belongs to Brachyhypopomus gauderio isolate BG-103 chromosome 3, BGAUD_0.2, whole genome shotgun sequence and contains:
- the slc4a4a gene encoding solute carrier family 4 member 4a isoform X4, giving the protein MSGAKNKMEDEAVLDRGASFLKRVCDEEVEGHHTVYIGVHVPKSYRRRRRHRRRGAPRERRERVTENTSDGENAEETGSGILKPLISPAAERIRFILGEEDDGPAPPQLFTELDELLSVDGQEMEWKETARWIKFEEKVEKGGERWSKPHVATLSLHSLFELRTCIEKGTIMLDLEATTLPQVVEMITDSQIETGLLKPELKDKVMFTLLRKHRHQTKKSNLRSLADIGKTVSSASRLFSNTDNGSPTTAHRNLTSTSLNDISDKPEKDQLKNKFMKKLPRDAEASNVLVGEVDFLDSPFVALVRLQQAVMLGALTEVPVPTRFLFILLGPKGKAKSYHEIGRAIATLMSDEVFHDIAYKAKDRQDLLAGIDEFLDEVIVLPPGEWDPAIRIEPPKSLPSSDKRKNMYSGGEGIHMNGDTPRDGGHAGGGHAIGEELKKTGRFCGGLILDIKRKAPFFASDFYDALHIQSLSAILFIYLGTVTNAITFGGLLGDATDNMQGVLESFLGTAVSGAVFCLLAGQPLTILSSTGPVLVFERLLFNFSRDNQFDYLEFRLWIGLWSAFFCLVLVATDASFLVQYFTRFTEEGFSSLISFIFIYDAFKKMLKLAHYYPINSDFKANYVTQYGCTCMAPRTVNSSDVYNNPEETSILLDNDTDVPFNTTWSSLTKKECLKYGGELVGNACEFVPDIALMSFILFFGTYACSMGLKKFKTTPFFPTTVRKLISDFAIILAILIFCCVDALVGVDTPKLIVPSEFKPTSPHRGWFVPPFGGNPWWVYLASALPALLVTILLFMDQQITAVIINRKEHKLKKGAGYHLDLFWVGVLIAVCSFMGLPWYVAATVISIAHIDSLKMETETSAPGEQPKFLGVREQRVTGVCVFLLTGLSVFMSPILKFIPMPVLYGVFLYMGVASLNGVQFMDRLQLLLMPAKHQPDLIYLRHVPLRKVHLFTFIQMLCLALLWILKSTVAAIVFPVMILALVAVRKAMDYVFSQHDLSFLDDVIPEKDKKKKEDEKRTKKKKSGSIDSEAEDSDCPFNETVPSIKIPLDMMEQEPFLGEKVSDREKPLHDRYTSC
- the slc4a4a gene encoding solute carrier family 4 member 4a isoform X2, with the protein product MSGAKNKMEDEAVLDRGASFLKRVCDEEVEGHHTVYIGVHVPKSYRRRRRHRRRGAPRERRERVTENTSDGENAEETGSGILKPLISPAAERIRFILGEEDDGPAPPQLFTELDELLSVDGQEMEWKETARWIKFEEKVEKGGERWSKPHVATLSLHSLFELRTCIEKGTIMLDLEATTLPQVVEMITDSQIETGLLKPELKDKVMFTLLRKHRHQTKKSNLRSLADIGKTVSSASSPTTAHRNLTSTSLNDISDKPEKDQLKNKFMKKLPRDAEASNVLVGEVDFLDSPFVALVRLQQAVMLGALTEVPVPTRFLFILLGPKGKAKSYHEIGRAIATLMSDEVFHDIAYKAKDRQDLLAGIDEFLDEVIVLPPGEWDPAIRIEPPKSLPSSDKRKNMYSGGEGIHMNGDTPRDGGHAGGGHAIGEELKKTGRFCGGLILDIKRKAPFFASDFYDALHIQSLSAILFIYLGTVTNAITFGGLLGDATDNMQGVLESFLGTAVSGAVFCLLAGQPLTILSSTGPVLVFERLLFNFSRDNQFDYLEFRLWIGLWSAFFCLVLVATDASFLVQYFTRFTEEGFSSLISFIFIYDAFKKMLKLAHYYPINSDFKANYVTQYGCTCMAPRTVNSSDVYNNPEETSILLDNDTDVPFNTTWSSLTKKECLKYGGELVGNACEFVPDIALMSFILFFGTYACSMGLKKFKTTPFFPTTVRKLISDFAIILAILIFCCVDALVGVDTPKLIVPSEFKPTSPHRGWFVPPFGGNPWWVYLASALPALLVTILLFMDQQITAVIINRKEHKLKKGAGYHLDLFWVGVLIAVCSFMGLPWYVAATVISIAHIDSLKMETETSAPGEQPKFLGVREQRVTGVCVFLLTGLSVFMSPILKFIPMPVLYGVFLYMGVASLNGVQFMDRLQLLLMPAKHQPDLIYLRHVPLRKVHLFTFIQMLCLALLWILKSTVAAIVFPVMILALVAVRKAMDYVFSQHDLSFLDDVIPEKDKKKKEDEKRTKKKKSGSIDSEAEDSDCPFNETVPSIKIPLDMMEQEPFLGEKVSDREKPLHDRYTSC
- the slc4a4a gene encoding solute carrier family 4 member 4a isoform X3, whose protein sequence is MEDEAVLDRGASFLKRVCDEEVEGHHTVYIGVHVPKSYRRRRRHRRRGAPRERRERVTENTSDGENAEETGSGILKPLISPAAERIRFILGEEDDGPAPPQLFTELDELLSVDGQEMEWKETARWIKFEEKVEKGGERWSKPHVATLSLHSLFELRTCIEKGTIMLDLEATTLPQVVEMITDSQIETGLLKPELKDKVMFTLLRKHRHQTKKSNLRSLADIGKTVSSASRLFSNTDNGNTARSPLESSVPCLTVHASEEELQVPGSPCTGCLSSPTTAHRNLTSTSLNDISDKPEKDQLKNKFMKKLPRDAEASNVLVGEVDFLDSPFVALVRLQQAVMLGALTEVPVPTRFLFILLGPKGKAKSYHEIGRAIATLMSDEVFHDIAYKAKDRQDLLAGIDEFLDEVIVLPPGEWDPAIRIEPPKSLPSSDKRKNMYSGGEGIHMNGDTPRDGGHAGGGHAIGEELKKTGRFCGGLILDIKRKAPFFASDFYDALHIQSLSAILFIYLGTVTNAITFGGLLGDATDNMQGVLESFLGTAVSGAVFCLLAGQPLTILSSTGPVLVFERLLFNFSRDNQFDYLEFRLWIGLWSAFFCLVLVATDASFLVQYFTRFTEEGFSSLISFIFIYDAFKKMLKLAHYYPINSDFKANYVTQYGCTCMAPRTVNSSDVYNNPEETSILLDNDTDVPFNTTWSSLTKKECLKYGGELVGNACEFVPDIALMSFILFFGTYACSMGLKKFKTTPFFPTTVRKLISDFAIILAILIFCCVDALVGVDTPKLIVPSEFKPTSPHRGWFVPPFGGNPWWVYLASALPALLVTILLFMDQQITAVIINRKEHKLKKGAGYHLDLFWVGVLIAVCSFMGLPWYVAATVISIAHIDSLKMETETSAPGEQPKFLGVREQRVTGVCVFLLTGLSVFMSPILKFIPMPVLYGVFLYMGVASLNGVQFMDRLQLLLMPAKHQPDLIYLRHVPLRKVHLFTFIQMLCLALLWILKSTVAAIVFPVMILALVAVRKAMDYVFSQHDLSFLDDVIPEKDKKKKEDEKRTKKKKSGSIDSEAEDERSPFMTDTHPAENLHCCQDSLVSSPERIPLNVPQIRIDMDSDDDDYKYFWKRQGSETSL